The Chitinophaga sp. H8 region AGCTGTCTGTAAGGCAGGTGCTGGACATTATTAACAGCATCCACCCTATTCAGTACGATATTCAGGGGAGTGATATTACCATCCATCGAAAGAACTATTAATAGCCTTATATAAAAGCATATTCTCCGTTAGCGGCAGCATAGGCCACTATAAAGGGAATACTATGCACATCCGCCTTTGCCGGTTGCAGCTGGTAAAGAATTGGAAACACTTATTTGAAATCCGGTCATCCTGTTTCTGTTTGACCCTTACAAAAAAACCGTATCTGTTGCAGCAGACACGGTTTATCAGATAATTTATACAACAGTCAAGGTGTTTTGGAGCACGCTTGATGGCTGTCGTATGCTTTTAGTTTAACACTAAAAATCAACCAAATATATGCAAAAATCGCTTACGCTAACCTTTATCCGGCGCCTTATGAGATGGAGTGCATTGGTCGTAATTTGTATCACTTGTAGTTTTAGCCTGCTTTTAGCAAGCAATGGCTATAGTCAGCTATTAACGCAAGTGAAGGTTACTGCCACTTTCGAGAACGAATCATTGGAGTCATGTATCAAAAAACTGGGAGGTACTTACCATATCTCTTTTGGATACGACCACCAGGAACTGCAACGCTACCACATCAAAAAGTTACGCTTTGTGGATGATCCACTTAATAAAGTCATACATACATTATTGCAAAATACCAACCTCACTTTCTCAGAAAAAAATGGAGTAGTACTAATTGTAAACCAACCACCCATTCCAGCAGCTATTGTACAGCAACCAGCTCCGGGAAGGTTGAAAGGACTGGTTACAGAAGCCGGTACCGGAACTCCTATACCAGGGGTTTCTGTAAAACTGGTGGGAACAAAAAAGATGTGTGCAACGAATGAAAAAGGCGGTTATGAAATGATTGTTCCTGCTGGTAACTATGCAGTACAGTTTTCCTTTATTGGTTATAAAGGAGAAGTGAAAAATAGCGTTAAGGTAATACCTGCTACTGTTGTATCCTGTGATGCTATGCTTACCGTAGAGGCATCCCGCCTATTAGAGGCAGTCGTAATAGGGTACGGTGTGCAGGAAAGACGCAGCTTACTGGGATCTGTAGGTAGTTACAAACCATCGGAAGAGAATGGACAATTACCATTATCTATTGATCAGGCTATGGTAGGAAAAATACCAGGTGTATTTATTGCTCCTTCCAGTGGTATACCTGGTGCTGCCAGTGCTATTACCATTCGGGGGCTCAGTACACTTAACAGCAAGGGAAATTCCCCGCTGTTTGTGGTGGATGGGGTGCCTGTCTATGGAATTGACAGAGACCGTAATACGGTCAACTACAGAAATGGTAGCACGGATGGGTTTTCCTATGGTGGCAACCAGGTGGTGAATGATTATACCCAGCCTTCTTCATTTGAAAAGAATCCCCTGGCTACCCTTAACCCCAATGATATTGAATCCATAGAAGTACTGAAAGATGCTTATTCTACTGCTATTTACGGCTCCCGGGGGGCTGCTGGCGTCATTTTAATTACTACTAAAAAAGGAGCACGTGGAAAAATGCGCATAGATGCACAGATAAGTACTTCTTTTAATCGCCCCCGTAAGTTGCCGAAACTCATGACCGGCGATCAGTATGCAGATTTTTATACCAACCTTTTCAACCAGAAAAAAGATACGATGGCCTTCCCTAAAGGGGTAAATACCAATTGGCTGGATGAAGTAATCCGCACGGGTATTGGTACCAACGCACAGGTATCAATGAGTGGTGGTACGGATAAAACCAATTATTTCGTTAGCCTGGGATTTGACAGGGACCAGTCTTTTATTATCAATAATGATTTCTCCCGCTACCAGGGAAGGGTAAATATCGATAATCAGATTAGTAAAGCCTTAAAAGCCGGAGTAAACATGACCCTCAGTTATGCAGACAACAATGCATTAAACGCTCAAAGTGTATACCGGAATGCTATTCAGAAAGCGCCTAATATCGCGGTTATGGACAGTACAGGGAAGTACAACTGGTTGTTCGGTAATAACCCTACAGGTCCCGAAAGTGCTACTAACCCGGTGGCAGAAGCTACCACAGGCAAGAATTTTTCAAGAGACAGCCGCGTACTGGGCAATCTGTATGCAGAACTGAAATTAACACCCTGGTTGGTAGTACATAGCGATTTTGGTACCGACTGGATCAATACGCGTTCCTTCAGCCGTATGATAGAACGTCCCAGAGTAGTGGGAGGAATTGCTAATGAATCCTTACAGCAGATGTTAAAATGGGTGGTGAATAACCGCATAGAACTCAATAAAATGATAGGCGATGATCACAGTGTCAGCGCCATGGTAGGACAAAGCTTCGAGAAATCGGTAGAATCTGTAAATGCGGTTACGGGTACAGGTTTCCTAAATGATGATGTGATGAGCATTGTGGCCGCAAAAGATAAACGGGTGGTGAATTCTGTGGAACAACGCTGGGCACAGCTGTCTTACCTGAGTCGCATTAACTACGAGTACAAACATCGTTACCTGGTTGGTATTACTTACCGGCTGGATGGTTCCTCCCGTTTCTCTGCTAATCATCGTTTTGTAGGATTCCCCTCTTTTGCATTGGGATGGGTACCCAGTCAAACTGAATGGTTGAAAAATGTAAAAGTAATTGATCAGCTGAAAGTGCGTGCGAGCGTAGGCTTTACAGGTACCGATGGCGGAAATGGATATTACGGTAACCAGGGACAATATATTATTAATGTAACAGGCGCTACATACGGCAACATTACAGGCATCGAAGTAAAACAGCCTACTAACCCTAACCTGGAATGGGAAAAAACGACGACCTATAACGCGGGGATGGACCTGTCTCTCCTGAATGGCAGGATCTCTGCTACCGTGGATTATTACCAGCGCCAGACAAAAAACGCCATCCTGTCGTCAGCTTTACCTGCTTTCATGGGCTTTACTACCCAGACACAAAACCTTGCCGATCTGAGTAATAAAGGAATTGAATTTTCTGTGATGAGCCAGAATATTAATGGAAAACATTTCCAATGGTCCACTAATTTCAATATCTCCCGCAACAGAAATAAAATTGAAAAACTGCATAAAATAAGTGAAGATGATCTGGCCCGGCAAAATGAAATTGATGGTGGCCGCTTCTGGAAAACAGGTGGCTCTGCAACCACTTTTTATCTCTATGAATGGGGAGGTGTAAACCCGGAAAACGGGCAGCCTGTTTGGGTGGATAATACGGGTAAAACTTCCGAAGTGCCTATTCAAAAGCAGTTTCCCGATGCGCCCTATGTTCATCGTAAGAATATGGGAGATGCCATGCCTACTGTATTTGGTGGATTCGGAAATACATTTCAATACAAAGGGTTTGAACTGAATGCATTCTTTTCTTTCTCCGCTGGCAACAAGATTTATAATGGTGCTAAGGCTGCGCTGTATAACTACCTGGGTAGTTCTTACACAGCTAATAATACCTACAATTTATCACCAGATTTGCTGAACTACTGGCAAAAGCCCGGCCAGATCACAGATATACCTGCGCTGATTAATAACTCTAATTTTTCTGATGTAGGTTTTGGCTCCTCCTACGATTATACACTGGACAGGCAAAACTCCCGTTTCCTCGAGGATGCTTCTTTCATAAAACTGAGATCCCTGTCCCTGTCATATAATTTTAATAAACAGCAGTTGAGAAAAATAACTTTCCTCTCTGCTCTGAAAATATTTGCGGAAGGTAATAACCTGTTGGTTATCTCAGGATATTCTGGCATTGATCCGGAAGTAAGTGCCTATGGCTCTTACGGGCTGAATATGGGATTTGATGAACTGACAATGCCGGCACCGCGTACCTGGCGTTTTGGGGTAAAAGCATCTTTTTAATATCAACAGCAAATAGGAAATAATATGAACAGCTATAAAAG contains the following coding sequences:
- a CDS encoding SusC/RagA family TonB-linked outer membrane protein, whose product is MQKSLTLTFIRRLMRWSALVVICITCSFSLLLASNGYSQLLTQVKVTATFENESLESCIKKLGGTYHISFGYDHQELQRYHIKKLRFVDDPLNKVIHTLLQNTNLTFSEKNGVVLIVNQPPIPAAIVQQPAPGRLKGLVTEAGTGTPIPGVSVKLVGTKKMCATNEKGGYEMIVPAGNYAVQFSFIGYKGEVKNSVKVIPATVVSCDAMLTVEASRLLEAVVIGYGVQERRSLLGSVGSYKPSEENGQLPLSIDQAMVGKIPGVFIAPSSGIPGAASAITIRGLSTLNSKGNSPLFVVDGVPVYGIDRDRNTVNYRNGSTDGFSYGGNQVVNDYTQPSSFEKNPLATLNPNDIESIEVLKDAYSTAIYGSRGAAGVILITTKKGARGKMRIDAQISTSFNRPRKLPKLMTGDQYADFYTNLFNQKKDTMAFPKGVNTNWLDEVIRTGIGTNAQVSMSGGTDKTNYFVSLGFDRDQSFIINNDFSRYQGRVNIDNQISKALKAGVNMTLSYADNNALNAQSVYRNAIQKAPNIAVMDSTGKYNWLFGNNPTGPESATNPVAEATTGKNFSRDSRVLGNLYAELKLTPWLVVHSDFGTDWINTRSFSRMIERPRVVGGIANESLQQMLKWVVNNRIELNKMIGDDHSVSAMVGQSFEKSVESVNAVTGTGFLNDDVMSIVAAKDKRVVNSVEQRWAQLSYLSRINYEYKHRYLVGITYRLDGSSRFSANHRFVGFPSFALGWVPSQTEWLKNVKVIDQLKVRASVGFTGTDGGNGYYGNQGQYIINVTGATYGNITGIEVKQPTNPNLEWEKTTTYNAGMDLSLLNGRISATVDYYQRQTKNAILSSALPAFMGFTTQTQNLADLSNKGIEFSVMSQNINGKHFQWSTNFNISRNRNKIEKLHKISEDDLARQNEIDGGRFWKTGGSATTFYLYEWGGVNPENGQPVWVDNTGKTSEVPIQKQFPDAPYVHRKNMGDAMPTVFGGFGNTFQYKGFELNAFFSFSAGNKIYNGAKAALYNYLGSSYTANNTYNLSPDLLNYWQKPGQITDIPALINNSNFSDVGFGSSYDYTLDRQNSRFLEDASFIKLRSLSLSYNFNKQQLRKITFLSALKIFAEGNNLLVISGYSGIDPEVSAYGSYGLNMGFDELTMPAPRTWRFGVKASF